The Oscillatoria acuminata PCC 6304 genomic interval TGGTAAATTCATTGACTTATAAAGACAGTTAAGCACTGGTCGTTAGGAGGTCGTTTTTTTGAAACGAGCATTTCCGCAGAAGGTAAAACCTGTTCCATCCTGTGCCGCCGATAGCAATCGGACGGTAGGAGAGATTAGACAGGTACTCGCTGGCCCCCGTAAGGTTCGCACCTCGGCAGCCATGATTGGACTTGCAATTTCGATGGGGGCGTCTAGCATATTGCTGCCTCAACAAGGCGAAGGTGCTGGAGCATCAGAGCCACCGATCGCAGCGGATACATCTGCTACGGATCCCGGTTCTTGGTCCACACTGGAGGCAGAAGCAGCCTCAACAGAAGAGGCCGGAACCCAAATGGCAGAACAAACGCTAAATGGGTCTGCTGTAGAACCCCAAGTTCAGGAAGAAGCAACTCCCTGGACCCTAACAGAACAGGGTCCGGTACCCTCACAGGTCGCCGCTAATTCAGGCGATCGCGGCACAGCCGAAGGAACCGGGGAAGTCAACTCAACCCTTCCATACCCACAGGAATTGACTCGCGAAGGGAACCCTGCTGGCGCAAGTTTTAGCTGGCAAATAGACGAAATCCGGTCTGAATCCGGGGTTTCCATCGAAGGAGTGGTTCAGCCCGGTGAAAACCGTCTGGATCCAAGTCTGGCGGAGTTGTGGGGTGAGGAGTCGGTCAGTTCAGTTGTTGAATCATCCCTGGAAATGTCCCAGGAGTCAGACGGCCCAGGGCCGGAAATGGCTCCATCTGGATTATTTCCTCAGGTCGAACATCAAGAGTCCACGGAAGGGACTGTTCGTGACTCCCTCTCCTTGGAGGGTAGAGCAAATGACCCCTTACTCGGTGGCATAAGGCCCGAGGGGGAAGCTACACCGTCCCGGGTTAATTCCGAACGAACTTCCCCAGGTTGGCAGTCTTATTTGGAAGAAAATTCCACCGGGAATACTTGGGAAAGTTCCCAACCGGCTAACACTGAAGTCAACTCCGGTGAGACGACTGGATTGGTCCCGTTGGTGACCCCCGAACTGGAACTCACTCCGGAAGTAGTACAGCCTGAGTTATCCAGCTACTCGGAAGCCGAGAATGATTACCCCACGGCGTTAAACCGAGGTGAACCGGATATGAATGGGGCGATCGCGATTCCTGCGGTAGAAAGTGCAACCGCATCGCGCATCTACCAAGTCAGTTTCGGAGATACCCTGGATGCGATCGCACTAAGCAATGGCGTCTCGGCACAAAAAATCGTTGAAGCCAATAGCCTCAACGATCCAGACTTACTTGAAGTCAATCAGACCCTGCAAATTCCGTTGAATCCAACGGAACCGGGCCCTAACTCCATCGCCTGGGACCCTAGTTCCCTAACCCGCGATGAAGGAAGCGATCTGTCCGCATCAGCAAAAAGTGATGTCGTTGCCTTACCCAAACAAATCACAACGGACACCACCTTTTCCCTGATTGCCCCAAGTAAACCATCAGAAGCGATCGCCTCGATTCCGGAAAGCGTTGTCTCGGTGATTGCTCGATCTCCAGAAAGCGCATCAGACTTGATAAGTCGCGATCGCTCAGTCAGCGAAGGAACAGTCCCGGCGACTGGCACCGAAACCCTAGTCGCTCAAGCGGCTCCCTCCGTGGAAACGGAAGCCGATGAAAGTGACCATATTGATGGCTTACGGGCTGACATTCTCAAACTGCGGCAAAGGTACCGGGAACAAGAAGCCCTCGGTCAACACTCCCAAATTGAGGCAGTAGAGACGGATTCTCCACGGGAAGACGAGATTTCCGTCGCCGAAAACCCTCCTAGAGTTGAACCGCAACTTTCCGCCCAAGCGGATGAAAGGAGCTCGTTCCCTGAGTCAATACAGGCTCATGCGATCGAACCCGAGGCGATCGAAAACCGTTACGTGGATAGTTTACGAGCGGAAATCGAAAAACTTCGCGAAAAATACAAAACTGAAAACCTCAGTTTAGAAGCCACAGGGGAATCCGTTCCAGGGACCCTCCCCAATACCCAGTCCGTTCGGACTACTTCCACCGTTGACCGATCTGGGCCATCAGAACGGATCAATCCGCAGTTCAACCCACAGCCCAACGAAACCTTAGAAAACGCCCCCAGAGCACAGGAAACCCAGCAAGAACAGATCCTCGCGGTAGCGCCGGTGGGGTCTGAAGTCTATGCACCCCTGATGCAGCCTGCTGTCGGACAGATCGTCTCTCCGGAGTTGCCCCCGCTAAAAACTCCGGATACCTATCTCCCCAACAGTCAGCCGAGCTTTAATGGCTATATTTGGCCGGCTCATGGCGTGTTCACTTCTGGCTATGGCTGGCGCTGGGGTCGGATGCACCGAGGTATCGATATCGCCGGACCCACCGGCACCCCGATTTATGCCGCCGCCACTGGCGTAGTGATTACTGCCGGATGGAACTCCGGTGGTTATGGAAATCTGGTTGAGATCGAGCATCCTGATGGCAGTGTTACCCTCTACGCCCACAATCATCGGATTATGGTGCAAGAAGGACAGCAAGTCGAACAAGGTCAACAAGTTGCTGAAATGGGAAGCACTGGCTTCAGCACTGGACCCCACCTGCACTTTGAAATCCATCCTTCCGGACAAGGTGCAGTCAATCCGATGGCTCTTCTGCCACCTCAATAAATCACAATTCTATTCTGAGCCGGGAGATTTTCGGAGTCACATCCGACTTCCCCTGCTCTTGATCTAGCCCGTATGAGTGCGGGCTTTTTTATTGGGGAGACCGCCATCGGGATGGGGGCTTACAAGCTCCGGTCCCCTCCCCTTGCCAAGGGGAGGGGACCGGAGGTGGAGTTAATAGAAAGGTAAATCACAATGAGCTTAAAAAACCTACCATTGTAAGCCCCATCCTCACCCCTCCTCACCCGATCGCCCGATCGCCTGCCGGAATCCCAATACGATTAAAATGTTAGAGAGGGTCAAAAATACCTCCGCCCCTCCATGTAGAAAATCCACATTTGCTAAGGACTGGTGATAGACTTTGAGGGCGTAAATCCCCACGGGAATGGTCACGGCAACAAATACTAAAGTGCCGTAAAACCCCAGGAGTGCTAAACGGGGCATTTTTCCCGAACGAGTCATAAACCATAAAAATCCCAGATAAGGAAATAGGGAAACCACAAACAAAGTATCTTTAGAAATCATCGGTTTATCTTAAAAACTTCTGAAGTTGATATGTAAAATTCCGGGGAGTGAGGCAACGGATTTGCCCTGGTTGATCCCGTTATTTCTGGGGGCCGATCGCCGTTTGCTGACCCTCATTCATTAAGGGAGAATCCTCAG includes:
- a CDS encoding DUF3593 domain-containing protein; translation: MISKDTLFVVSLFPYLGFLWFMTRSGKMPRLALLGFYGTLVFVAVTIPVGIYALKVYHQSLANVDFLHGGAEVFLTLSNILIVLGFRQAIGRSGEEG
- a CDS encoding peptidoglycan DD-metalloendopeptidase family protein, with protein sequence MKRAFPQKVKPVPSCAADSNRTVGEIRQVLAGPRKVRTSAAMIGLAISMGASSILLPQQGEGAGASEPPIAADTSATDPGSWSTLEAEAASTEEAGTQMAEQTLNGSAVEPQVQEEATPWTLTEQGPVPSQVAANSGDRGTAEGTGEVNSTLPYPQELTREGNPAGASFSWQIDEIRSESGVSIEGVVQPGENRLDPSLAELWGEESVSSVVESSLEMSQESDGPGPEMAPSGLFPQVEHQESTEGTVRDSLSLEGRANDPLLGGIRPEGEATPSRVNSERTSPGWQSYLEENSTGNTWESSQPANTEVNSGETTGLVPLVTPELELTPEVVQPELSSYSEAENDYPTALNRGEPDMNGAIAIPAVESATASRIYQVSFGDTLDAIALSNGVSAQKIVEANSLNDPDLLEVNQTLQIPLNPTEPGPNSIAWDPSSLTRDEGSDLSASAKSDVVALPKQITTDTTFSLIAPSKPSEAIASIPESVVSVIARSPESASDLISRDRSVSEGTVPATGTETLVAQAAPSVETEADESDHIDGLRADILKLRQRYREQEALGQHSQIEAVETDSPREDEISVAENPPRVEPQLSAQADERSSFPESIQAHAIEPEAIENRYVDSLRAEIEKLREKYKTENLSLEATGESVPGTLPNTQSVRTTSTVDRSGPSERINPQFNPQPNETLENAPRAQETQQEQILAVAPVGSEVYAPLMQPAVGQIVSPELPPLKTPDTYLPNSQPSFNGYIWPAHGVFTSGYGWRWGRMHRGIDIAGPTGTPIYAAATGVVITAGWNSGGYGNLVEIEHPDGSVTLYAHNHRIMVQEGQQVEQGQQVAEMGSTGFSTGPHLHFEIHPSGQGAVNPMALLPPQ